In Monodelphis domestica isolate mMonDom1 chromosome 1, mMonDom1.pri, whole genome shotgun sequence, the sequence TGGAGGCTGGAGGTTCATCTGGATCATCTGGAAGACCCTTGGGCGTGATATCTTGTGAGTACCTGCTCTTTTGACCCAATGGTAAGGGTTCTACCTCTGAGTTCCCATGATTACAGTCTCCTCTGGACACTCCCCTTGCTTCCCAGGACAATAGTCTTACCTTTTGAGATTTCGAACTTCTTCCTGATTCCCTGTGTTCCTTTAGGCATCTGAAGCCCAAAATTCAAAGTTCTCTGTCCAGGCAATCTCTTTGACTTTAGATTTCTGATCTCTTTGTCCTGGTTGCTCTGGGGACCAGGGGATGGACCAGCTGCTGGGGTAAAGAGGTCCCTTTACAGTGCTGGGTATGGGAGGTATTCTGCAGTCTGACTCCAAGAGGATACCATGGCTATATATGCCTTTTAGGAGCTTTGTCTGGGCTAGAGACAGCTGGTACTAGCAGGGTTAGGCTGGAACTAACCTGAATCCACTGCTAAGAGGATGAACTGCTGGGCAGACATAGCCTAAAAGGGTAGAGGTGGGCCTAGAGGAGACCATATCTGATCATTGTACAGCAGGGCTGGTTCATGTCAAGAATAATATTATGAGGATGTGTGGCTTACTCTCAGATTGGTAGAGTAACATCAAGCATATACTGGCCAAGTAAAGAAATGGCTATGAGAAGTCTGGGGAAAGAGATCTagcaagcaagcatttattagcacCTACTATCAATCTATAAGCACAAATTATGTGTCCTGGGTCTGTGTTAGGTCCTGGAACTACAGATATCAAAGTGAGGTAGTCCCTGTCCTCCAGGAATTTTTGTTCTAAGTTCATAGTACCAAATGGAAAGAGATGCCAAACTGGATCCTACCTAAAGTAGATAATAAAActtgagggcaactaggtgattcagtaaagagaaagccaggcctagagttgggagatcctgggttcaaatgtggcatcagacacttcttagctgggtgacctgggaaagttacttaatttgACAATtaacctttgcccttctgtcttagagttgttactaagatagaaagtaagggtttattaaaaaaaaaactaactcagGTGGTCCTCTTTTCTTTATATAGCATAAGCATAGAAATTCTTATATAAATCTAAATGTATATTTAGAAAGACACTTTGTCCCCTACATAGAGCACCCACCCTAAGTAGGTTTGGCACTGTCCTCAAGCAGGCATATGGTTGCTTTAGCACTTTAGGTTAGTAGTCCTGAGGCCAGGATGCTAATACCAAGAGGGACAGCTGGTAAGTACCATGATTGATGTGGGTGTAGGACATATTCCTGAAAgatccccttcctttcctttgacAGTGCTGGGACTGTCCTGttgaaggtaaagaagaaagtgaggaagTACCTCCAGGAGCGCCAGACTGTGCCCACAATCTTTGCTACCACCCTGAAGCGCCATCCAGACAAGACAGCCCTAATATTCGAGGGCACAGATACCCACTGGACTTTCCGCCAGTTGGACACCTACTCCAATGCAGTTGGCAACCTGTTGGAAGCAAGGGGCCTGGTTTCGGGGAATGTGGTGGCCCTCTTCATGGAGAACCGAAATGAGTTTGTGGGCCTCTGGCTGGGCATGGCCAAACTGGGGGTGGAGGCAGCCCTTATTAACACTAATCTGCGACGCGATGCCCTTCGTCACTGCCTGATTACCTCTCAGGCCCGTATCCTCATTTTTGGCAGTGAGCTAGCTTCTGGTGAGTGTTAGGAACCAAGCCTGAGGCCCCCAAGAATAGGGATGGGAGATTGGAGCATAGGAAGGAGAGATGTTAGAACAGAGAAGggcagagttagaagggacttggAGATCCCTGAAGCAAAtccttaattttacagagaagaaaattgagggCAGGAAATCAACagtcatttgtccaaggtcacatttttAAGTTGAATTTGAACTAGAACCCGTCTTTGGTTTCCTAATTCAGCACTCTGGATGGAGAGTAGAGAATCTGAGGGAACTTGGAGGGTGGGAATAGAACTGAGAAAACCAGAATTAGCTTATGACAGGTTTCATTTAAGCATTGACCTGGAGGAATTGCTTCTGCTTTTCCAGATGTGAGAAGGAGCTATTCATTGCTGATCCCTGGTTTTTATATCCCTATCCTCCCTCCGCATTTTCTTCTATCTCACCCTAGAAATGTTCTAAAGAATCTCACCCAATCTTCCAAGCTCCAGGTTCCTCAGTATTCCTTCTGGTACTGTACCCTGTATATTGAGGTAGGGATTATAGGTTGCTGAGAGCAGCAGACTAGCTTTTGAGGCCCTACCTATCCCTGGGTCTGGGGCAGGGGAGCTTCCTGAAATGCTAACTATGCTCTCCTCCCACTTCTCTCCTTCTAGCTGTTTATGAAATCCACAGCACCCTGAACCCCTCCTTGAGTCTCCTTTGCTCAGGGGACTGGGACCCTAGCTCTGTGCCAGCAGGAACTGAGCACCTGGAACCCCTTCTGAAGAATTCCTCCAAGAACCTGCCCACACAACCAAAAAAAGGCTTCACTGGTATGATCTCCACTATTGGACAAGAGAGAGGGTTTGGGGCAGGGCTCTTGTCTcactatttattaatttattgaacAGGTCCTTATTGATCATTTAATGTATACATGGCTTACTCTTGAGCCCAAgcttgctttctcttttcttttctctccttccttcctccttctatcctttctttttacttcttccttcttttctttctctttttgcctttctcattccctctttcacttttcttccttcttttctcctttctttattttcaactctaatttattttcccctcatcttccatcccccccacacacacacatattgagaaaacaagaaaaacaaaacctattgcaaatatgtatagtcaagcaaaacaaatttccatattggttataaccaaaaggaaaaaaatagtcctGATTCTATACTCTGAACCtattgtggggttttccttaatggacttccctgaccggcagggtcccacaagggaaggggctcacctttgtaatGGGACCGAGGAGAGATAGGAGccaagaaccagggtggaaatgaaagacacggacaagtcagtgtttgaatagggctggcaatccctatgatactccctttgataggaaagtatgagtacaaaggaacacgaggtggatgaggagattaagataggaaatgccggccgagatggttacagcctcggggaaggagaaggtcaagaggagggagagagataatcattgaggagcccagtggagctccatggaaggggagaaaggccaaaagccaagaggaagttcatgggtttgcctctgaatttattcctgtcctgcctgggcggtactcccaaggacgtagtaaccacatcacaaagtatagacacttaagattgggtggcaaggtagagggaacacctttgggcgtgtagattacaAACctcgctttcccggggaattgagtccgagcatgttaatgagtttgtcttagccaagggctccatggccagttcaaggttacattcacaagcctcattggtataaccttatgcttggagacacagtagccatacagtcatttatatttcatagatgtgaatatgcttgggatgctacacctATCACCTCTCTATCTGGAGAAAGGTAAcatgttttatcatgagtccccTGGAATTGGTCCGGGCTCTTTCTAATGTATAcacctccttcttcctcttcctctataAAGCCTGCCTTGATCACACCTTTTTCTCAAATTATTCAACACATACTGGCTTGCCTCACTGGGCACTTACCCCATTCTGCCTTGTGAAATCTCTTGTATCATGTAACTTTTCATATGCCTCTGTCTTGTCTCCTCAACAGGATgacaaactccttgaaggcagggactttagCTTCCCATGATTCCCCTCATAGTGTCTATGATGCTTTTAGATATGTACAGAGCTTCAGGAAAGACATTTATGAAATGTCCCCTGCCCTTTAGGGGAACCTTCTGAGGAGATAAGACATATGCATGGCTAGCAGCAAAAGCCCACACCTGATTATTGTGGAGGGAGGGGCCTGGATACTAAATGTGTCTAGAGTTCAGAGAAGAGGTTGCTTTGAGCTCAGGTTGTCAGGGATGAAGACTTCTTGGAGTTGGCTGGACTCAGGGGTCTCCTAGAGCCAACATAGTGTTAGAATAGTGTTAGAGCCGAATAGTGTTAGAAGGATccgttttcctttctttcctctcacttgcctggcctggctctcatcaCCTGTATCCACTTGAGATAGCAGCTCCCTTCTTCCTTAGCCTGTCTCTCATGTTCACCTAACTCTGGCCAACCATTTGTGTTCCACCTCCCCCAGACAAGCTTTTCTACATCTACACCTCCGGCACCACGGGGATGCCCAAAGCTGCCATCGTGGTGCACAGCAGGTGAGGAGGTGAGGGCGGTGCCCAGGGAAGGCAAGCTGGGAACCCAAGTTCTACCAGGTGTCCAATCTCTCCCTCTACTGACCCCGACTTGTCCCAGGTATTACCGGATGGCTGCCCTGGTCTACTATGGCTTCCGAATGCGTTCTAGTGACATTGTATATGACTGCCTCCCCCTCTACCACTCAGCAGGTAACGGTAGACTCTTAGGGGTCAGGGTCTTATTCCCTCTCACTTTCTGGCTCTCATGAAAGTGGTAAGGGTGGGTGGGTAGAATCTCCCTTGACTTCCCTGGGGGGCTATTCCTCTGCCTTCTGGCCCTGGGAGAGAAGGGGAATCCTCTGGGAGCCTTCGATAGTTTTCTTTTActccccctcttctccctcaCTCACTCTGGGCTCCCCTTGCACATTCAGGAAACATTGTGGGGATTGGACAGTGTCTGATTCATGGGATGACTGTGGTGATCAGAAAGAAATTCTCTGCCTCTCGATTCTGGGATGATTGCATCAAGTATAACTGTACGGTAAGCAGAGCAGCTGAAGAGAGTTTGGAGAGGTAGGgagtgggagaaagagaggactttggttgggggggaggaagggaacaagAAAGAGATAACTAGAAAGGgagggaacagagagagagaacgagaaagAAAGGAACTGTCAGCTATGGAGGAGAGGGACTGGTCCCAAAGGGATCACTGATCTGGTAAGGTGCTTTGTGTTCCTTTGGTGATAGCacttttcaaagtactttccatCTAAGTGGCCCATTTGATCCCTGTGATCtactcattttttagatgaggaaatcagtctatctatatctatttttaaagaacCTTTCCTGGACTAGGACCCATAGTAGGTAGTGCCTGGGAGACAAAGAATTCACCCCCAAAAAGCTAACAATCTAGTAAGAAGGGACAAAATGTTGATTAAGAGTACTGAAGTctgaggtagctgggtggctcagtggattgagagtcaggctagGAAGTCctgaagtcaaatctggccttagacacttcctagctgtgtgacactgggcaagtcacttagcccccattgcctagcccttaccactcttctgccttggagccaatacacaaaattgattctaagatggaagataagggcttaaaaaaaaaagtactgacGTCTCTTGGATTCTTCTGAGATGAAGATTCAGTCAAGTCATTGTGATGTGGGGAGACAGGATGGTGTTTGGGAGGAACACTGAAAGcttatttgttttgttcatttgtaCTTATTTTGGGGGGAGAGCAATGCAGAGGGTAAAGAGGTGAGTTAGTGGACagtaataaagatatttttagaaaggcagaagaacatcaataaaacatttttaaaatacacaggAGAAGAAAAGTTCAGAAGGAGGAACAAAAGGAAAATTTGATATTactgttaaattttatttgtacataaaaaaacaaacaaacctatgTAACTAAGAAAGAAACATGGAAGTAGGAGCCTTAGAATCTAGCCCTGACTCTGCCACTAACATACCATGTGATCTGACATTAGGGGCTTTTTGCTCTGGCTATTAGCTTTCtactatgtaaaatgaagaatttgaatttgatggattcagaggtcccttccagctctgacattctttgagTCAGTGGCCTCAAGGAGCAAGGAGATTGGACCCAGAACTAATGCTTCCAcctgcctcccttcctttccccctccccccagattgTCCAGTATATTGGAGAGTTGTGCCGCTACCTTCTGAACCAGCCTCCAAGAGAAGCAGAGACACAGCACTGTGTGCGCATGGCCCTAGGTAATGGGCTTCGCCAGTCTAtctggatggacttcatcaatcGTTTCCACATCCCCCAAGTGGCTGAGTTCTATGGGGCCACTGAATGCAACTGCAGCTTGGGGAACTTCAATAGCCAGGTCAGAGACTCTTACAGAGAGGGTCTGGGTACACACTTAGTCAGAtactgggaaaaatggaagattGGGCAAAGGGTCTGGAGGGGGCTCATTGGATCATATGGGGCAGGGGGGAATAGAGTACCAGTCTCAAAGAGAAGCACTCCTACTGAAGTGCCCGGTTATGATCCCAAAGATGAAATGATAACCAACAATATAATACATAGAAGGTAGTTTTATTAACCAAACTGCAGCTTGGGGCTCAGCCCTAAAAAATGGCTGGCTCCGAGTCTGGGGTTtacaggctttttatacacttttgtggtagaggGAGTGCACAGGATTTCCTGGGCTAGGGGGAGTGACCAGAAACTTgtggggctggggtccttatcagttcctagcacattccagggtGTGGTCACTGGTTCTTCAGTAACTTGACTGCAGGGGCTCTAGGGGGTCAGGGAAGGGGTATACAGGATGTGTGGTGACTTGCCTGCAGGGGGTCTAGGGGTGAGGGAGTCAGGGAAGGGCATAGGAGCTGGTTCTTCATTACCTCCCAAAATAGAGACTCCCACCAAAGAATACTGGGACCCATCTGGGGAGAAGGATGAGGAAGTAATTCCCAGGAGAATGGTTGGCATCTCTGAGTCAGGGTTCTTACCTCCTGGTTTTCACAGGTGGGGGCCTGTGGCTTCAATAGCCGCATCATATCCTTTGTCTACCCCATTCGACTGGTCCGGGTGAATGAAGACACCATGGAGTTGATCAGGGACCATAAAGGCATCTGCCTTCCCTGTAATCCAGGTCTGTCTTGGAAAATGGATGGTGCTGGGAATGGAGGGGGGCATGGAAAAACCTGGAAGAAACTGGCCTGTAGAAAGGGATTACCTAGtgaggactagagatgggaaacCTGGAATGGAGCATTAGGAAGTGTGTCATGTTAGATCTGGAGTTAGCCAATCCTGTATCCCACATccccctggacctcagtttcctccctctGGGTTAGACTAGATCATCTCTGAGGTGCCTTCTGGGTCTAAATGATGTTAGGCTGAGCACTACCATAAGCCCTGGCTGTTCTACACATTCTAggccagtggtatcaaactcaaatagaatcatatcctcatatatatatatatatatatatatatatacacacacttagaaaactacaagttaatatctattttattacattttaatttatttcgttaaatatttcccaatgacattCTAATTAGGTTTGCCTTGTGTTTGACACTTCTGTTCTAGGGGATGTAAAAAGGCATAAAGAATAGCTCTTGGCCTCatgaagaaagggggaaataggagaccctacacacagacacatacattatctctagacctgtgatttcattggtttagggaaaTCCTGGTGTGGAAATTACTCTCTCTGATGCAGATTGGCTGTAACTTATTCTCTTAGAAAATTTCCCAGGTCACTaaaggggtgaagtgacttaccagTTACCAGCTAATAGGTGTAGAGGTAGATCTTATATCTATACCTTCCTGACTTGCAAGGACGGCTCTCTACTCATCGTGTCACActgctccctctccctttctttctctccatccatccatgactcaatctgtccatccatccatccatctctaacCATCCTTCCACACTGATCTCTCTCTAACCATCAATCCATCCTTCTCTATGTTTCTGTCTAAAGAGATAGCTATAGTATAGTTAGAGAGGGTTATCAATATAGTGATATAGAgatgggcagctagatagcacggTGGATAGAGTGAggaaactggagtcaggaagatcatcttcctgagttcaaatctggcctcagacagtagctctgtgatctggggcaagttatttaatgctgttatctgagtttcctcatctgtacaaagagctggagaaggaaatggcaaaccactccagtatctttgccaaggaaaccccaaatggggtcatgaaaagtcagtcATGACTGAGAAATTactgaacaaaaaaaataaataatagaaatatatagtgagggggtagctaggtgattcaatagataaaatgccaggtctggagttgggaagatcggattcaaatgtggcctcaaacacttcctagctgtgtgatcctgggcaagtcacttcaccccaattgcctatcccttaccacttttctgccttggaatggatacttgtattgattctaagataaaaggaaggattggttgtttgttttttaaaggaagaaagaagtaaaaatatataGTGAGGTAGCTAGATAGTACAATGGATaatgttggacctggaatcaggaagacctgagttcaaaattggcctctaAGTTACTAGCAGCATGATTCTAGGCACTCTGCTAcagtttccacatctgaaaaatggggataataatagcacttacctcccagggtggttgtaaggataaaatgagattttcaagcactatctaaatgctagctatgacCCCTTCCTCCACATTTCTAGAATCACTCCCTTTACAAACCtctttcttttgttattatttgtgtgtatgtcagtacatatatgtgtacatacgtACATATGTACACACTAATTAAAAGATAGTACATCCTGACCTAAGTGCCAGATGGGTGGAACACACAGACAGGGCCGTGAGATGTCAGAGGAGAGGGGTCCCTGAGACACTGGGACCTGATGCTAGTGGCAGGCCTGGAGCTGGGCCTTGAAAGATGACTTACAATCCCAGTGAAGATGAAGGGGCCAAGAGGGCCTCCTGGCTGGCTCAAGGAAGGAGGGCTTGAGGCACACTGAAGAGATGGTCTGGCTGGAGCTGAGGGGTCAGAGAGAAAAGGTTAGTAGGAAGGAGCCTTGAACAGTGGGAATGGATGTGGTCTAAGTGGCCTTGCGGGTCAAGTAAGGTTTTTGAGCAGGAATAGAACATGAGAAGGGGTAACCAGGTGGGAGAAAGCATCCCAGCTGAGCTTTGATTTTTCCCAGGGGAGCCGGGCCAGCTCGTTGGCCGAATCGTGCAGCATGATCCTCTTCGGCGCTTTGATGGATACGTCAACCCCGGTGCCAACAATAAGAAGATTGCCTATGATGTCTTCAAGAAAGGAGACATGGCCTACCTCAGTGGTCAGGACCCCTTTCCATTATCCCTGGGCTTTGCTActcaatctctccttttcttttggtttcttttcctttttcttttccttttttaaacatttacttctgttttaatatcagttctcagacagaagagcagcaagggccaggcaatcagagttaagtgacttgcccagagtcacacagctaggaagtgttagaagtcaaatctgaacccagatcttctctaGTCTAAGCCTGGCACTATATCTATTCTGCTACCAAGCTGCCTTTCATACCATTTTCTTAGCCAGAAAAAAACCTATGGCCTTTGTTCATATAGaggtggacacaactgaacaatagcagAAAGCTCCCTCTACCAGTGCCAATCTGCAGCTCTTCAGCTACAAGCAGCCTTGTTATTGAGTCATCTGGGaccattgagaggttaagtgactagtcctgGGTAACCAATCAGCCTGTGTTAAAGGTCAGACTTGAATTCAGTAATTCCTGATTCTGTCCACTTTCTGTCCACTCTACCATGACTTCCTCTTGagatgatgattattattatttattactaacattaattgaaatgaattaacaaaaataataagctgcagctaggtggctcagtagatagaacattagacctagagttaggaggacctgggttcaaatctgccctccaacacttcctagctttgtgactctgggcaagccacttgaccccttTTGTAGTCCCTACaactctcctgtcttagaactaaGAAGGCAAGAATTTCAAAAAAGGAGTAATAATTGTAGTCCTTAAAATAAACAATCTcctcagacctcagtttccctcatctggaaatgagaggattggacttgtCCTGTCTCTAAAAacccttctgattctaaatcccaTAATTCATGGCTTTTGTGAGCATAGCCCCTTTGCCTGCCTTCTCTCTGACTCCCTGAATTGTGGGGTAAATCCAAGCAGGAGACTTCTAATCTCAGCCTCTGGGCCTCACCAGagccctttcctccccctccctttagGTGATGTGCTGGTGATGGATGAGCTGGGCTACCTATATTTCCGGGATCGAACAGGTGACACTTTCCGGTGGAAAGGAGAGAATGTCTCCACTACTGAAGTGGAGGGAACTCTGAGCCGACTCTTAAACATGGTTGATGTGGCCGTGTATGGGGTAGAAGTGCCAGGTAAGTGGGAGCCAGGGTTCTTTGGGCCGGGTGCCCTCTGATACATTAACATGTAAGTATTCCACTATTTCAATGGGGCCAAAATCGCATTGCTGCAAGTGCGCCCTGAGCAGTCCTTACTCCTGTCTGCACATGAATTCTCTTTCCTCTGGATCTTGTCATATTTCCGGGGATCAAGtccaacaagcattaattaagcaacTACTGTATCCCTGAAGCAACATGTCACATGCTAGGGACAGGACTTGGAATAGAGTGAGCCTGGGCTTTCATTGGCATAAAGCACTCTCAGGTGAGAAAACCTCCACCAGCTTAGATCGGCACCACCTCAAAGAGTTGCCTAGAGCGCTGTGCACTCACTTTCCCACAGTCTCATAGCCAGTGGGTGTCACCAGCTGGATACAGTCTGATCTGCAggctccagggctggctctccaCTACACCCCCATACCCCTCAAGGGCTGGGGTTGTAAAGACCAAATGAGTCCTGCCCATAAGGAATTTCTATTCCACCGAGGACATACAGACCTTAGAGGACCACCATGGTCCAAAGTGAATGTTGGATCTGCAGTAGAAGGCCCTGGGATCTAACCCAAGTCCAACTGCCAGCTTTGTACTGGCAGCACTCGAGGCCATTCACGCCTCAAGGCCTTGTTTGGCCTCCTGCTgactctaagatctcttccaagcCTAAGTCAATGTTCCTCTATCAGCCAATGTGATCAGGCCAGGATATCTGTAGGAAtttgaggaggagagaggaagcaaGTGCTAAAAGCTAAGGGATCAAGGAAGGCTTTGGATAGACAGCCCAGCAATCCCCaagctcccttttctttttttttcccctcaggtaTACCCATGGTCACTTTTGATGCCCCTTCTTCAGCCCAAGTATTTTGGCTAGATCTGTAGCTTTGTATGTCTTTCACTGAGGGGCTCAGCATATAGcagacacttaacaaatgttaataattcatttAGATTGTTTAGCTCCCATATGGCAGAAGTAGGCTAAAGGGGGCTTGTGATACATTTTGGAGAGGCACATTTTACTTCTAGATGTAGGCTTTCTTTTGCCCTTTACATggattatctcctttgatcctcataatggCATTCTCTgtacccatttcacagatagCTAAACTGAGTCTGAGataagctaaatgacttgtcccagatcaccacacagctagtaagtgactgaggagccaaatgaattttttaaatatatattttaaactttttaaatgtttaattttttaaaaacaccttaagaatgaaattcaaaatacttgatttaaaaaataataattgtgtgTGCCTATTCACATGATgctggttggactagatggcccctgaAGTCACTTGAAAGTTTTCTGGGATTATCTGttagggggagaagggggagtaGCTCAGCCCTCTCTAGCACCCAGAGTGGCCACTAGGTGTCATGCCTTCTCTGTGACAAACCTTTGTTCAGCAGCATCTAACCACTGCTGACATTTCTGTGGCTCTTTCAGTGTTTTTGCATAGATCACGTCTGAATTAGTCATTTTTAGGATGTTTGCCAATGATACTTTGTGGAATTCGCACTCAGGTGAATGACACTGTGCTCTGTGGGCAAGCCTAGCAGGTGCCCCCAAAGCCCTCTGACCATCTCCCTGTGCTGCTGCAGGTCTGGAGGGCCGGGCAGGTATGGCTGCCATTGCAGACCCCAAAGGTGGCTGTGACCTCACCGAATTTGCCAAAGTGCTGCAGAAGGAACTCCCACTCTATGCCCGTCCCATCTTTCTACGCTTCCTGCCTGAGCTTCATAAAACAGGTATAACTGAAGGGCCcccacctttctttccttctgggGATTCTGGCTTGGACTCCTCCTTAAATCATTTATGAACCCCTCTTTTCCTTAGTCTTTTCCATCTCAGACCTCCCCTTCCTCCACTGCCTCCCCTGCCAGCTCCCCTTTCTTCTAGATATCACAGCATTCAATTATGGAATCATTCAATTAGAGTGTCAGGAGCTGGGATCAtaactctgctacttactaccagtgtggccctgggcaagtcattcaaactttctaagacctcagtttctttatctgtaaagctAGGgggagatggcctctgaggtcctttctagtccCAAAGCCATGATCCTTGgatccttcctttttcttcttcttcctgggCAAATATTTCTCTAATCTGATCTTACTTCTTAAGTCTTTTTAAACCAGGACTGTTCTGGCTTCTCCTGTCCCCAGCAACCAGATTCCCCTACCTCTTAtctaattctctttccttctcctatcCCTGTGCAGGGACCTACAAATTCCAGAAGACGGAGTTACGGAGGGAGGCCTACAACCCAGCTTTGGTGAAAGACCCCCTTTTCTATCTGGATATCCAACTCAACAGCTATCTTCCCCTGGACTCCAAGGCTTACGCCCGTATCCAGGCTGGGGAAGTGAAGCTGTGATTGTCTCCATCCCTGCTCCCTCTCCAGGGGCTGGACTGAGTCAGGGGCTAAGCCCCTGGAGGGTTCTTGGGGGACAAGAAGGGTGTCAGACCAAAGTAGGCAGCGGTAAGGGCCATTCCCCCTCCTCCAGAGTGCTgactggggtggagggaggaacaCTTCTGCTCTGAAATTGCCAAGTGACTTTACTGCCATCTTTCTCTGCCCCCACATTAGAGGTTTTCCATGAAAGCCTTGTTGTCTGAGGAGCTGG encodes:
- the SLC27A4 gene encoding long-chain fatty acid transport protein 4 isoform X1, whose product is MARPKMLSNVTQVGVALLSKLAFQVPWTQVGLSVLCFYLAFGGWRFIWIIWKTLGRDIFAGTVLLKVKKKVRKYLQERQTVPTIFATTLKRHPDKTALIFEGTDTHWTFRQLDTYSNAVGNLLEARGLVSGNVVALFMENRNEFVGLWLGMAKLGVEAALINTNLRRDALRHCLITSQARILIFGSELASAVYEIHSTLNPSLSLLCSGDWDPSSVPAGTEHLEPLLKNSSKNLPTQPKKGFTDKLFYIYTSGTTGMPKAAIVVHSRYYRMAALVYYGFRMRSSDIVYDCLPLYHSAGNIVGIGQCLIHGMTVVIRKKFSASRFWDDCIKYNCTIVQYIGELCRYLLNQPPREAETQHCVRMALGNGLRQSIWMDFINRFHIPQVAEFYGATECNCSLGNFNSQVGACGFNSRIISFVYPIRLVRVNEDTMELIRDHKGICLPCNPGEPGQLVGRIVQHDPLRRFDGYVNPGANNKKIAYDVFKKGDMAYLSGDVLVMDELGYLYFRDRTGDTFRWKGENVSTTEVEGTLSRLLNMVDVAVYGVEVPGLEGRAGMAAIADPKGGCDLTEFAKVLQKELPLYARPIFLRFLPELHKTGTYKFQKTELRREAYNPALVKDPLFYLDIQLNSYLPLDSKAYARIQAGEVKL
- the SLC27A4 gene encoding long-chain fatty acid transport protein 4 isoform X2 codes for the protein MLSNVTQVGVALLSKLAFQVPWTQVGLSVLCFYLAFGGWRFIWIIWKTLGRDIFAGTVLLKVKKKVRKYLQERQTVPTIFATTLKRHPDKTALIFEGTDTHWTFRQLDTYSNAVGNLLEARGLVSGNVVALFMENRNEFVGLWLGMAKLGVEAALINTNLRRDALRHCLITSQARILIFGSELASAVYEIHSTLNPSLSLLCSGDWDPSSVPAGTEHLEPLLKNSSKNLPTQPKKGFTDKLFYIYTSGTTGMPKAAIVVHSRYYRMAALVYYGFRMRSSDIVYDCLPLYHSAGNIVGIGQCLIHGMTVVIRKKFSASRFWDDCIKYNCTIVQYIGELCRYLLNQPPREAETQHCVRMALGNGLRQSIWMDFINRFHIPQVAEFYGATECNCSLGNFNSQVGACGFNSRIISFVYPIRLVRVNEDTMELIRDHKGICLPCNPGEPGQLVGRIVQHDPLRRFDGYVNPGANNKKIAYDVFKKGDMAYLSGDVLVMDELGYLYFRDRTGDTFRWKGENVSTTEVEGTLSRLLNMVDVAVYGVEVPGLEGRAGMAAIADPKGGCDLTEFAKVLQKELPLYARPIFLRFLPELHKTGTYKFQKTELRREAYNPALVKDPLFYLDIQLNSYLPLDSKAYARIQAGEVKL